In Geminocystis sp. NIES-3709, a single genomic region encodes these proteins:
- a CDS encoding IS5 family transposase, with translation MKLERIKKLKPEKFKRRFGVKKETYNLLVEIVKKEQNNHKRGRKSKLTVSEQILVTLEYLREYRTYFHISEYWNISESTVCRTVHKIEKILLKSGYFSLGGKKELIKKENEIKAVLIDVTEIAIERPKKRQKIYYSGKKKEHTFKAQLVVNKDTLEIICYVNGRGREHDFKIFKNSRLPLSEKIKCLVDKGYQGIEKIHKLSEIPKKKTKKRKLTQEEKRKNRELNRQRIVIEHVNRKLKIFRILSEKYRNKRKRFGLRFNLIAGIYNYEIVKKDIAII, from the coding sequence ATGAAACTTGAGAGAATAAAAAAATTAAAGCCAGAAAAGTTTAAAAGGAGATTTGGAGTAAAAAAAGAAACCTATAATCTTTTAGTAGAAATAGTCAAAAAAGAACAAAACAATCACAAAAGAGGAAGGAAAAGCAAATTAACAGTGTCCGAGCAGATTTTAGTAACCTTGGAATATTTGAGAGAATATCGAACTTATTTTCACATATCAGAGTACTGGAATATCTCAGAATCAACGGTTTGTAGAACAGTTCATAAAATTGAAAAAATCTTGCTCAAATCAGGTTATTTTTCCCTAGGTGGTAAAAAAGAATTGATAAAAAAAGAGAATGAAATTAAGGCAGTATTAATAGATGTTACTGAAATAGCAATCGAAAGACCAAAAAAAAGACAAAAAATTTACTATAGTGGCAAAAAGAAGGAACATACATTTAAAGCACAATTAGTAGTTAATAAAGATACCTTGGAAATAATTTGTTATGTAAATGGACGAGGAAGAGAACATGATTTTAAAATTTTTAAAAACAGTAGATTACCATTAAGTGAAAAAATAAAGTGTTTAGTAGACAAAGGTTATCAAGGTATAGAAAAAATTCATAAATTAAGCGAAATACCAAAAAAGAAAACAAAAAAAAGAAAGTTAACCCAAGAAGAAAAAAGAAAAAATAGAGAGTTAAATCGACAAAGAATCGTAATTGAACATGTAAATAGAAAACTTAAAATATTTAGAATACTATCAGAAAAATATAGAAATAAAAGAAAAAGATTTGGGTTAAGATTCAACTTAATTGCGGGAATTTATAACTATGAAATAGTGAAAAAAGACATAGCTATTATTTAA